The genomic region GCGTCGGACAGCTGATCGCCCCGTACCAGGCCAACGGTTCCATCATCAAAGACGGCACCGGCGCCCCGGCGGCCTCGGCCCTGATTGCCCAGGCCGCGGCCGACGATTCCGGCGCCCAGGACCCGCGCTGGTTTCACGCCCGGCCCTCGGCCGTGAAGTGGGACCCGGCGTCGTCCTCGCCGTCCAACCTGGGCCCCAACGATCCGAAACTGCTCGAGGCCGTCACCGCGAACCGGTCCGCCGTCGCCGCCGCCGAAGGTATCAGCGAGGAACAGGTGCCCGCCGAGGCGGTCACGGCCAGCGGTTCGGGACTGGACCCGGACATCTCCCCGGCGTATGCGCGGCTGCAGGTTCCCCGCGTCGCCGCGGCCCAGCATCTGAGCGCCGACACCGTGATGTCCCTGGTCGACAAGCACACCAACAGCGGCCTGACGGCCTTCCTGGGCCAGCCGTCCGTCAACGTGACGGCCCTTAACGTTGACCTGGCCGCCGCGGCCCCGTCCAAGTGAAAGTCCAAGCGGGAGGATAGCCCCCATGGCACGTGGAACGCTGCGGATCTTCCTGGGGGCCGCACCCGGGGTCGGCAAAACCTACGAGATGCTCGAAGAGGCGCACCGGCTCGGCAAGCGCGGCGAGGACGTCGTCGTCGCGTTCGCCCTGGACCACGGACGGGCCGACACAAGGGCCCTCATGGCGGGCCTTGAGATCATCCCGCCCCGACGCCTGCCCTACCGGGGCACCGAGTTCGAGGAAATGGACCTCGACGCCGTGCTGGCCCGGGCACCGGGAACCGCGGTCGTGGACGAATACGCCCACTCCAACATCCCCGGCAGCCGCCACACCAAACGCTGGGAGGACGTCGATGAACTCCTCAATGCCGGCATCAATGTCCTGTCCACGGTGAATATCCAGCATCTGGCGTCCCTCGGCGACGTCGTCAGCGCCATCACCGACGTCCGGCAGGCCGAGACGGTGCCGGACGACGTCGTGCGCCGCGCCGACCAGATCGATCTGGTCGACATTTCCCCGGAGCTGCTCCGCCAGCGCCTGGGCGACGGGAAGATCTACGCCGCGGACAAGATCGACGCCGCCCTGGCGAACTACTTCCGTCTCGGAAATCTCGCCGCCCTGCGCGAACTTGCGCTGCTGTGGCTGGCAGACCGGGTGGACGAAGGCCTGGCCAGGTACCGGGCCGAACAGGGCATCGAAGCCAGCTGGCCGGCCCGGGAACGCATCGTTATCGGGCTGACCGGCGGCCCGGAGGGCGAAGTCCTCATCCGCCGCGGCGCCAGGATCCTCAACCGGGTCAACGGCGGGGACCTCCTGGCGGTCCACGTCCGAGCCGCCGACGGTATCGCCGAGGAGTCGCCACAGGCGCTGGAGGCCCAGCGCCGCCTGATCCTGGACCTGGGCGGCAGCTACCACGTGGTGACCGGCGAGGATCCGGCCGACGCCCTCTTGGATTTCGCCCGCAGCGTCAACGCCACCCAGATCGTCGTCGGCATCTCCCGGCACAAAAAGCTCGCGGGCCTGCTGGAAAGCCTGCTCGGCGGCGGAGTCGGGACCAGGGTGGTCCGGGATTCGGGAGACATCGACGTCCATATGGTCTCCCACCCCCTGGGCGGCCGCGGCGCCGGCCCGCGGCAACAACGGGACCTTGGCCGTATCCGGGTCGCGGCAGGCTTCATCCTGGCAGGGGTGGTCCCCGTACTGCTGCAGATGCTCCTATTACTGAACCCGGATCAAAACGTCGCCACCGCGGCGCTTATCCAGCTCGCCGGGTCCGTTGCCGTCGCCCTCGTCGGCGGCCTCTGGCCCGCCATCCTCGCCGCCCTTTGGAGCAGCCTGCTGGTCAATTTCTTCTCCACCCCTCCGGTGGGCACTCTGACCATCAGCGACCCGCAGAATCTCCTCGCCCTTCTGGTCTTCGTCGGTGTCTCCGGCGCCGTCGCCGTCGTCGTTGACCTCTCCGCCCGCCGGTCCAAAGAGGCCGCCCGGGCCCGCGCGGAAGCTACCACGTTGGGCGACCTTACCCGCGGGGCCGCCGGCGCCGAGGACAACTTGAAAGGACTCCTGGAACAGGCCCTGGACGTATTCCAGGTCAGCGGCGCCGCCCTCTATACCTCCACCGGACACACCGGGACCGGAACCAATGGGAGCAGCGGCTGGCGGCTCGTTGCGCGGGCCGGCGACGTAGCCCCCGCCGCGCCGGAGGGGGCAGAAAACATCGAACAGATCGACCCCACGACCCGGCTCGTGCTCTCCGGCCGGACGCTGCCGGCCAGTGACAGACGGCTGCTCGGAGCCTTTGGCGTGCACCTGGCCGCACAACTGGAACGCCAACAACTGGCGGCCAGCCGCAGCGAAGTCGTGCGGCTAGCCGAAAGCAACACCATGCGCACCTCCATCCTCCGCGCGGTCTCCCACGACCTCCGCACACCCCTGGCTGGCATCAAACTGGCCGTCGGGGGCCTCAGACAGCCTGACGTCCACTACACCCCCGAGGAACAACAGGAACTGCTCGCCACCATCGACGAATGCTCCGACCGGCTGGACGCGCTGGTCGGCAACCTGCTGGACATGTCCCGGATCACCTCCGAATCCGTCAACCCGCTCATCAAACCGGTGCGCTGGTACGAAGTGATCCCGGCTGCCCTCCACGGAACCCCCGCCGGCAGGGTACGGGTGGAGCTGCCGGGAAACATGCCAGAAGTCGACGCCGACGCCGGAATGCTCGAACGCGTCATCGCGAACATCGTCGAAAACGCCGTCAAATACGCCCCCGACTCCGACATCGTCCTCGTCGGAGCAGCCGGCGGCCTCAGCCACGCAACTCTGCACGGCCACCCCGCGGGAGAACTGCGCATCATCGACCACGGCCAGGGCGTCCCCGCA from Arthrobacter sp. NicSoilB8 harbors:
- the kdpC gene encoding potassium-transporting ATPase subunit KdpC, which gives rise to MNTLTGYLRQAGTAVRFLFFATLVLGAAYPLAVFGVGQLIAPYQANGSIIKDGTGAPAASALIAQAAADDSGAQDPRWFHARPSAVKWDPASSSPSNLGPNDPKLLEAVTANRSAVAAAEGISEEQVPAEAVTASGSGLDPDISPAYARLQVPRVAAAQHLSADTVMSLVDKHTNSGLTAFLGQPSVNVTALNVDLAAAAPSK
- a CDS encoding DUF4118 domain-containing protein, producing the protein MARGTLRIFLGAAPGVGKTYEMLEEAHRLGKRGEDVVVAFALDHGRADTRALMAGLEIIPPRRLPYRGTEFEEMDLDAVLARAPGTAVVDEYAHSNIPGSRHTKRWEDVDELLNAGINVLSTVNIQHLASLGDVVSAITDVRQAETVPDDVVRRADQIDLVDISPELLRQRLGDGKIYAADKIDAALANYFRLGNLAALRELALLWLADRVDEGLARYRAEQGIEASWPARERIVIGLTGGPEGEVLIRRGARILNRVNGGDLLAVHVRAADGIAEESPQALEAQRRLILDLGGSYHVVTGEDPADALLDFARSVNATQIVVGISRHKKLAGLLESLLGGGVGTRVVRDSGDIDVHMVSHPLGGRGAGPRQQRDLGRIRVAAGFILAGVVPVLLQMLLLLNPDQNVATAALIQLAGSVAVALVGGLWPAILAALWSSLLVNFFSTPPVGTLTISDPQNLLALLVFVGVSGAVAVVVDLSARRSKEAARARAEATTLGDLTRGAAGAEDNLKGLLEQALDVFQVSGAALYTSTGHTGTGTNGSSGWRLVARAGDVAPAAPEGAENIEQIDPTTRLVLSGRTLPASDRRLLGAFGVHLAAQLERQQLAASRSEVVRLAESNTMRTSILRAVSHDLRTPLAGIKLAVGGLRQPDVHYTPEEQQELLATIDECSDRLDALVGNLLDMSRITSESVNPLIKPVRWYEVIPAALHGTPAGRVRVELPGNMPEVDADAGMLERVIANIVENAVKYAPDSDIVLVGAAGGLSHATLHGHPAGELRIIDHGQGVPAESVLRMFQPFQRLDDVPQATGVGLGLAVAKGFTEAMGGTLTAEATPAGGLTMVIRLPLSSGTAYDQNAAQAPIQAQSALLRRHHTRPLSSKEGTL